The following are encoded in a window of Lampris incognitus isolate fLamInc1 chromosome 15, fLamInc1.hap2, whole genome shotgun sequence genomic DNA:
- the dusp10 gene encoding dual specificity protein phosphatase 10, with translation MPPSPLDDRIVVALPRPIRPQELRLRLDTSYLDSITSSGSSGSSGSSGKTVISTTVVKIRTTTNLVTYMPSSNGSTRSLSCGCSSASCCSVSTYEKDAQNRSHSQVSASSPNLSYAGPSTPMVSNHEALNAAALTSTLPRALSTVRVIHPNELAKRMTCCPMGHPMGPLPVIIDCRPFMEYNKSHIRSAVHINCSDKISRRRLQQGKITVLDLISSRQGKDSFKGIFSKEIVVYDENTADPSRVTPSQPLHVVLESLRREGKDPIILKGGLSSFRQSHENLCEHSLHLHEGLDTGGAAGLTGALPHSLPSTPDIENAELTPILPFLYLGNERDAQDASLLQRLNIGYILNVTTHLPLYHYDTALFSYKRLPATDSNKQNLRQYFEEAFEFIEEAHQAGMGLLIHCQAGVSRSATIVIAYLMKHTWMTMTDAYKFVKTRRPIISPNLNFMGQLLEFEEDLNNGITPRILTPKLIGVETVV, from the exons ATGCCTCCATCTCCTCTCGACGACAGAATTGTGGTGGCGCTGCCAAGGCCGATCCGACCTCAGGAACTCCGACTGCGCCTGGACACCAGCTACCTTGACTCCATCACCAGCagtggcagcagcggcagcagcggcagcagcggcaagACTGTCATCAGCACCACCGTGGTGAAGATCCGGACGACGACCAATCTCGTGACGTATATGCCCTCATCCAACGGCTCCACGCGCTCGTTGTCGTGTGGATGCAGCAGTGCTAGCTGCTGCTCTGTGAGCACCTATGAGAAAGACGCCCAGAACCGCAGCCACAGCCAGGTGAGCGCTAGCAGCCCCAACCTCAGCTATGCCGGGCCCTCCACTCCTATGGTCAGCAACCACGAGGCGTTAAACGCCGCCGCTCTCACCTCCACCCTGCCCAGGGCCCTGTCCACCGTGCGGGTCATCCACCCCAATGAGCTGGCCAAGCGGATGACCTGCTGCCCCATGGGCCACCCCATGGGGCCCCTGCCAGTCATCATCGACTGCCGGCCCTTCATGGAGTACAACAAGAGCCACATCCGGAGTGCCGTGCACATCAACTGTTCAGACAAGATCAGCCGGCGGCGGCTGCAGCAGGGCAAGATCACCGTGCTCGACCTGATCTCCTCTCGCCAGGGCAAGGACTCCTTTAAGGGCATCTTCTCCAAAGAGATTGTGGTTTATGATGAGAACACGGCGGACCCCTCCAGGGTGACACCCTCTCAGCCACTGCATGTGGTCCTGGAGTCACTGAGGAGGGAGGGCAAGGACCCCATCATCCTCAAAG GAGGCCTTAGTAGCTTCAGGCAGAGCCACGAAAACCTGTGCGAGCACTCCCTACACCTCCACGAGGGCCTGGACACCGGCGGAGCCGCCGGTCTGACGGGGGCGTTACCTCACTCCCTGCCCTCCACACCGGACATAGAGAACGCCGAGCTGACGCCCATCTTGCCCTTCCTCTACCTGGGGAACGAGCGCGACGCTCAGGACGCCAGCCTGCTGCAGCGCCTGAACATCGGCTACATCCTCAACGTCACCACCCACCTGCCGCTCTACCACTACGACACGGCTCTCTTCAGCTACAAGCGCCTGCCCGCCACCGACAGCAACAAGCAGAACCTGCGCCAGTACTTCGAAGAGGCGTTTGAATTCATCG aggaagcacacCAAGCAGGTATGGGCCTTCTGATCCACTGCCAGGCAGGTGTGTCACGCTCTGCCACCATTGTCATCGCCTACCTGATGAAGCACACCTGGATGACCATGACGGATGCCTACAAGTTTGTCAAAACCAGAAGGCCCATCATCTCCCCGAACCTCAACTTCATGGGTCAGCTTTTGGAGTTTGAGGAGGACCTCAACAATGGCATCACGCCGCGCATCCTCACGCCAAAGCTCATCGGTGTGGAGACCGTTGTCTGA